One window from the genome of Lacerta agilis isolate rLacAgi1 chromosome 16, rLacAgi1.pri, whole genome shotgun sequence encodes:
- the CER1 gene encoding LOW QUALITY PROTEIN: cerberus (The sequence of the model RefSeq protein was modified relative to this genomic sequence to represent the inferred CDS: inserted 1 base in 1 codon; deleted 4 bases in 3 codons): protein MFLLLLQMLLLSWLGTTEQMAVLQKKRRFLHLLPQDRDTLVKYLRGQEGTRADTGLFGTHLLAEMERERRNAPEVTSFLLAYKDRHAPQDLGNRTSSTSASPXENANAPCHPHRKREAELPSRKDAKKFWDLFMLKTKSRSDEIVLPIKTNEMYPETCSTIPFSQSIAHENCEDLVVQNNLCFGQCSSFHVPGLEDRLYTFSSHCLPTRFSMERLEMNCTTAAPVIKVVMIVEECKCEVQKTRVPEMGFLHSDLHANVYEHN from the exons atgtttctgttgttgcttcagatgctgctgctttcatggCTCGGAACAACAGAGCAAATGGCTGTACTGCAGAAGAAAAGGAGATTTCTACACCTCCTGCCTCAAGACAGAGATACGCTAGTGAAATATCTAAGGGGCCAAGAAGGAACAAGGGCAGATACTGGTTTGTTTGGGACACACCTCTTGGCAGAAATGGAG CGCGAGAGGCGAAATGCCCCGGAGGTGACTAGTTTTCTTTTGGCATATAAAGATCGCCATGCTCCTCAAGATTTGGGAAACAGAACTTCTTCCACAAGTGCATCTC GAGAGAACGCAAACGCTCCTTGCCACCCTCACAGGAAAAGGGAAGCAGAACTGCCCTCCAGGAAAGATGCCAAGAAGTTTTGGGACCTTTTCATGTTGAAAACC AAGTCACGGTCTGATGAGATTGTCCTC CCAATCAAGACAAATGAAATGTATCCGGAGACCTGCAGCACCATACCTTTCTCTCAG AGCATCGCACATGAGAACTGCGAGGATCTGGTGGTGCAAAACAACTTGTGCTTCGGGCAGTGCAGCTCTTTCCATGTCCCTGGTCTTGAAGATCGCCTTTACACCTTCTCCTCGCactgcttgcccaccaggttttCCATGGAACGTTTGGAGATGAATTGCACAACCGCTGCTCCTGTAATCAAGGTCGTCATGATCGTCGAAGAATGCAAGTGTGAGGTTCAGAAAACAAGAGTTCCCGAAATGGGATTTCTGCACTCAGATCTGCATGCCAATGTGTATGAACACAACTGA